A genome region from Hymenobacter tibetensis includes the following:
- a CDS encoding GMC family oxidoreductase codes for MPDEEVLEEGVLNPIKTEIQDPLLQAILEENGTSLTAPTELEQPAPVPNPTEEVDCVVIGTGAGGAPLLARLAMAGLKVVALEAGPRRNPITDYATDEKAQSFLFWNDERLSAGKNPVAFGNNNSGTGVGGSTLHYTAYTPRAQDDDLHLHRDFGVGVDWPFGIDELEPYYTELEQFLGISGPTPYPWSGPRSKGYPLAPLPLNGAALLMQQACAQLGIQTSPAANAALSARYYQAGIGWREACTNRGFCQAGCNVGAKASMDVTFLPLAEAHGAEIRADAFVTEIERDEKGRITAVVYEQHGQTVRQRCRHLFLCAGAVETPRLLLLNELALTSGQVGKHFMAHPGMQVWGTFSEDMRPYKGIPGGLISEDTHRPKDADFVGGYLLQSIGVMPVTFASQMARGRKLWGQQLRDYMRNYNHVSGINILGDCLPHESNFLELADEKDARGLPKPRLHFTAQENEQRMNAHSEKLMRDIWTAAGATDLWSFERYAHVIGTARMGLSGDDAVVNPDGRAFDVPNLYICDNSVFPSALSVNPALTIMALSLRTADKFLAAQARLDGNN; via the coding sequence ATGCCCGACGAAGAAGTTCTCGAAGAAGGCGTTCTGAACCCAATAAAAACCGAAATCCAGGATCCGCTCTTGCAAGCCATTCTGGAAGAAAATGGCACCTCCCTCACGGCCCCAACGGAGCTAGAGCAGCCCGCACCCGTACCCAACCCAACCGAGGAAGTGGACTGCGTAGTGATTGGAACCGGAGCCGGCGGTGCGCCACTACTGGCCCGGCTAGCTATGGCTGGCCTGAAAGTGGTAGCCCTGGAAGCTGGCCCCCGCCGCAACCCCATCACCGACTACGCCACCGACGAAAAAGCCCAGTCGTTCCTGTTTTGGAACGATGAGCGCCTATCCGCGGGGAAAAATCCGGTGGCCTTTGGCAACAACAATTCGGGCACCGGGGTAGGGGGCTCCACCCTGCATTACACCGCCTACACGCCGCGCGCCCAAGACGACGACCTGCACCTGCACCGCGACTTTGGCGTAGGAGTGGATTGGCCGTTCGGGATAGACGAGCTGGAGCCGTACTACACGGAGCTAGAGCAGTTCCTGGGTATATCGGGGCCAACACCATACCCGTGGAGTGGCCCGCGGAGCAAAGGCTATCCGTTGGCGCCATTGCCACTCAACGGCGCGGCGTTGCTGATGCAGCAGGCGTGTGCGCAGCTAGGCATTCAAACGTCGCCGGCCGCCAATGCGGCTTTGTCGGCGCGCTACTATCAGGCGGGCATTGGGTGGCGTGAGGCCTGTACCAACCGTGGCTTTTGCCAAGCAGGTTGCAACGTAGGGGCCAAGGCCAGCATGGACGTCACGTTCCTGCCGTTGGCCGAAGCGCACGGTGCCGAAATCCGAGCCGATGCATTTGTAACCGAAATCGAGCGCGACGAAAAAGGTCGTATCACGGCCGTGGTGTATGAGCAACACGGCCAGACGGTGCGCCAGCGCTGCCGCCACTTGTTCTTGTGCGCCGGGGCGGTGGAAACGCCGCGTCTGTTGCTGCTTAACGAATTGGCCCTCACCAGCGGACAAGTAGGCAAGCACTTCATGGCGCACCCAGGTATGCAGGTATGGGGTACGTTCTCGGAAGATATGCGGCCCTACAAAGGCATTCCGGGCGGCTTGATTTCCGAGGATACGCACCGGCCCAAAGACGCCGATTTTGTGGGCGGCTACCTTTTGCAAAGCATTGGGGTGATGCCCGTAACGTTTGCCTCGCAGATGGCGCGGGGCCGCAAGCTCTGGGGCCAGCAACTGCGCGACTACATGCGCAACTACAACCACGTTTCCGGCATCAACATCCTCGGCGACTGTCTGCCCCACGAAAGTAATTTCCTGGAGCTAGCCGACGAAAAAGACGCCCGCGGCCTGCCCAAGCCTCGCCTGCACTTCACGGCCCAGGAAAACGAGCAGCGCATGAACGCGCACTCCGAGAAGCTGATGCGCGACATCTGGACCGCTGCCGGTGCCACCGACCTTTGGTCTTTCGAGCGCTACGCCCACGTCATCGGGACAGCCCGCATGGGCTTGAGCGGCGACGATGCCGTAGTCAACCCCGACGGCCGCGCCTTTGATGTGCCTAACCTCTACATCTGCGACAACTCGGTGTTTCCGAGCGCGCTCAGCGTCAATCCGGCCCTCACTATCATGGCCCTCAGCCTGCGCACCGCCGACAAGTTCTTGGCCGCCCAAGCCCGGCTCGATGGAAATAACTAA
- a CDS encoding family 1 glycosylhydrolase — MAKSFLTHITDHFGDGSYEGDEFGGAAGHDGSGLPTGAPGNFMFATGIECSYPTIAGGTIRRDLLAETDHYNRYKEDLGLVKEMGLKVLRYNLPYYLIQKAPGKYDWEFADKAMAEMQRLGITPILDLMHFGVPDWIGNFQNPELPVFFAEYCGAVAKRYPWVRFYTPVNEIYVTARASAKDGIWNEQLKDDRAFITAMKHITAASIMGTQQIARYRPDCVIVQSESAEYIHEMRAVPTPEICLINKLRFLSLDLLYAHPLDSEVLLYCLDNGMTRQELDWFMAGEPPGYQVMGNDYYGRNERIIKPDGTLCQAEDVLGWYTMTRQYYERYRKPVMHTETNTFDAKDAECWLWKQWVNVMRIRQDGIPVIGFTWYSLLDQLDWDISLAEKRLTVNACGLYDLDRKIRPVGESYKMMIREFGQITMVPYAEMFAINSQPAALKVKV; from the coding sequence ATGGCCAAAAGCTTCCTCACCCATATCACAGATCATTTCGGCGACGGTAGCTACGAGGGCGACGAGTTCGGTGGGGCCGCCGGCCACGATGGCAGCGGCTTGCCTACTGGCGCGCCCGGCAACTTTATGTTTGCCACTGGCATTGAGTGCTCGTACCCTACCATTGCGGGCGGCACCATCCGGCGCGACCTGCTAGCCGAAACCGACCACTACAACCGCTACAAGGAAGACTTGGGCTTGGTGAAGGAAATGGGGCTCAAGGTGTTGCGCTACAACCTCCCGTACTACCTCATTCAGAAAGCGCCCGGCAAGTACGACTGGGAGTTTGCCGACAAGGCCATGGCCGAAATGCAGCGCCTGGGCATCACGCCCATCCTGGATTTGATGCACTTCGGGGTGCCCGACTGGATTGGCAACTTTCAGAACCCTGAGCTGCCCGTATTCTTTGCCGAGTACTGCGGGGCCGTGGCCAAGCGCTACCCGTGGGTACGGTTCTATACGCCTGTAAACGAGATATACGTGACGGCCCGCGCTTCCGCCAAAGACGGAATCTGGAACGAGCAGCTCAAAGACGACCGGGCGTTTATCACGGCCATGAAGCACATTACGGCGGCCAGCATCATGGGCACGCAGCAAATTGCCAGATACCGGCCCGACTGCGTGATTGTGCAAAGCGAATCGGCGGAGTACATCCATGAAATGCGTGCTGTGCCTACCCCCGAAATCTGCCTCATCAATAAGCTCCGGTTCCTAAGTCTGGACTTGCTGTACGCGCACCCGCTCGATTCGGAAGTGTTGCTCTATTGCCTCGACAACGGCATGACCCGGCAGGAACTCGACTGGTTTATGGCCGGTGAGCCACCCGGCTACCAGGTGATGGGCAACGACTACTACGGCCGCAACGAACGGATTATCAAGCCCGATGGTACGTTATGCCAGGCCGAAGACGTGCTGGGCTGGTACACCATGACGCGCCAGTATTACGAGCGGTACCGCAAGCCCGTGATGCACACCGAAACCAACACCTTCGACGCCAAAGACGCGGAGTGCTGGCTCTGGAAGCAGTGGGTGAATGTGATGCGCATTCGGCAAGACGGCATTCCGGTTATCGGCTTCACGTGGTACTCCCTGCTCGACCAACTGGACTGGGATATTTCGCTGGCCGAAAAACGCCTCACCGTCAATGCTTGCGGCCTCTACGACTTGGACCGCAAAATCAGGCCAGTAGGGGAGAGCTACAAGATGATGATCCGGGAGTTCGGCCAGATAACCATGGTGCCCTACGCCGAGATGTTCGCCATCAACAGCCAGCCCGCCGCGCTGAAAGTGAAGGTGTAG
- a CDS encoding catalase, whose protein sequence is MEESTQPKKLTTASGRPIFDNQNSQSAGARGPLLLQDYFLHEKSAHFNRERIPERVVHAKGSGAYGKFTVTHDITHLTRAKLFSKVGNECKMFARFSTVGGEKGSADTERDPRGFALKFYTEDGNWDLVGNNTPVFFVKDPLKFMDFIHTQKREARSNRKSPTMMWDYWSLNPESLHQVTILMSDRGTPYGYRHMHGYGSHTFSLINAANERTWVKFHFRTQQGVKNFSDEDAKMMKAEDADFAQHDLVDAIDNGNFPKWTMFIQTMTEEQARDFRWNPFDLTKVWPQGEFPLQEVGVMELNQVPNNYHAHVEQSAFAPAHVVDGIGYSPDKMLQGRILSYPDAHRYRLGVNYEHLPVNACPFGFSNYQRDGQMALGDNGGPGPNYFPNSFDGPVEDKTQGEPAQELDGFAARYDRNEGPGNDDHYTQAGNLFRLLDPQAQRNLINNVVGAMSGIEGPKKDLITQRQLCHWFRADVRLGMAIAKGLGVDAEMPMEHAPAAATV, encoded by the coding sequence ATGGAAGAATCAACCCAACCGAAGAAGCTGACCACCGCTTCGGGTCGCCCGATTTTCGACAACCAAAACTCGCAGTCTGCTGGTGCCCGCGGCCCACTGTTGCTCCAAGACTACTTCCTGCACGAGAAGTCAGCGCACTTCAACCGGGAGCGGATTCCGGAGCGCGTGGTACACGCCAAAGGCAGCGGCGCTTACGGTAAGTTCACCGTCACGCACGACATCACGCATCTAACTCGGGCCAAGCTGTTCAGCAAGGTGGGCAACGAGTGCAAGATGTTCGCGCGCTTCAGCACGGTGGGCGGCGAGAAAGGCTCGGCCGATACCGAGCGGGACCCCCGCGGCTTCGCGTTGAAATTCTACACCGAGGACGGCAACTGGGACTTGGTGGGCAACAACACGCCGGTGTTCTTCGTGAAGGACCCACTGAAGTTCATGGACTTCATCCATACCCAGAAGCGGGAGGCGCGCAGCAACCGCAAAAGCCCTACCATGATGTGGGACTATTGGAGTTTGAACCCCGAGAGCCTGCACCAAGTGACCATCCTGATGTCGGACCGGGGCACACCCTATGGCTACCGCCACATGCACGGCTACGGCTCGCACACCTTCTCCCTGATCAACGCCGCTAACGAGCGGACGTGGGTGAAGTTTCACTTCCGTACCCAGCAGGGCGTGAAGAACTTCTCTGATGAGGATGCGAAGATGATGAAAGCCGAGGACGCTGATTTCGCGCAGCACGATTTGGTGGACGCCATCGACAACGGCAACTTCCCGAAGTGGACCATGTTCATCCAGACCATGACCGAGGAGCAGGCCCGCGACTTCCGCTGGAACCCCTTCGACCTTACCAAAGTATGGCCTCAGGGCGAGTTCCCGCTGCAAGAAGTAGGCGTGATGGAGCTGAACCAAGTGCCAAACAACTACCACGCGCACGTTGAGCAGTCTGCCTTCGCGCCCGCTCACGTGGTGGACGGCATCGGCTACTCGCCCGACAAGATGCTGCAAGGCCGCATCCTGAGCTACCCCGACGCGCACCGTTACCGCCTGGGCGTGAACTACGAGCACCTGCCCGTCAATGCTTGCCCCTTCGGTTTCAGCAACTACCAGCGCGACGGCCAGATGGCCCTCGGCGACAACGGTGGCCCCGGCCCGAACTACTTCCCGAACTCGTTCGACGGCCCCGTAGAAGACAAAACTCAAGGGGAGCCTGCGCAGGAGCTCGACGGTTTCGCGGCCCGCTATGACCGCAACGAAGGCCCCGGCAACGACGACCACTACACCCAGGCCGGCAACCTGTTCCGTCTGCTCGATCCGCAAGCGCAACGCAACCTCATCAACAACGTGGTAGGTGCCATGAGCGGCATCGAAGGCCCCAAGAAAGACCTCATCACCCAGCGCCAGCTGTGCCATTGGTTCCGCGCCGATGTTCGGTTGGGCATGGCCATTGCCAAAGGCTTAGGCGTTGATGCCGAGATGCCGATGGAGCACGCCCCTGCCGCTGCTACCGTATAG
- a CDS encoding LysR substrate-binding domain-containing protein — protein sequence MTVQQLEYLVALDTHRQFVLAAEKCFVTQPTLSMQLQKLEDELGVLLFDRTNKGVQPTAVGAKVVQQARQVLREVQQLREVVQLEKGEFVGELRLGIIPTLAPYLVPLFLVELVEQHPQLRVQVEELQSAQIVQQLKDHTLDVGLLVTPLDDRQLREMPVLEEPFLGYIAADHPLYQQNVIQPQDMGMPGLWLLQQGHCFRHQVLNICAPAPVDTTRPFTYESGSIETLKELVRHNHGYTLVPELSVLQELDNPMVKRFAAPEPVREVSLVVHKGFVRLPLLASLRNIILNKVPERLRAGKSTQKIRWK from the coding sequence ATGACGGTTCAGCAGCTAGAATACTTGGTGGCGCTCGACACACATCGGCAGTTTGTGCTGGCGGCCGAGAAGTGCTTTGTGACGCAGCCCACCCTGAGCATGCAGCTGCAAAAGCTGGAAGACGAACTAGGCGTGCTGCTCTTCGACCGAACCAACAAAGGCGTGCAGCCCACTGCGGTAGGGGCAAAGGTGGTGCAGCAAGCCCGCCAAGTGCTGCGTGAGGTGCAGCAACTGCGCGAAGTGGTGCAGCTAGAAAAAGGCGAGTTCGTGGGCGAGCTGCGGTTAGGCATCATTCCTACGCTAGCTCCGTATTTGGTGCCGTTGTTTCTGGTAGAGCTGGTAGAGCAGCATCCGCAGCTACGAGTGCAAGTAGAGGAGTTGCAGTCGGCCCAGATTGTGCAGCAGCTAAAGGACCATACCTTGGATGTAGGCTTGCTCGTCACGCCGCTCGACGACCGGCAGTTGCGCGAAATGCCAGTGCTGGAAGAACCCTTCCTCGGGTATATTGCCGCCGACCACCCGCTCTACCAGCAGAACGTTATTCAGCCGCAGGACATGGGCATGCCGGGCTTGTGGTTGCTCCAACAAGGGCATTGCTTCCGCCACCAAGTACTCAATATCTGCGCCCCGGCTCCCGTGGACACCACCCGCCCATTCACCTACGAAAGCGGCTCCATTGAAACCCTGAAAGAACTGGTCCGCCACAACCACGGCTACACCCTAGTGCCAGAACTATCGGTGTTGCAGGAACTCGACAACCCGATGGTGAAGCGCTTTGCCGCCCCCGAGCCCGTGCGCGAAGTCAGCTTGGTAGTGCACAAAGGCTTCGTGCGGCTGCCGCTGCTGGCATCATTGCGTAACATCATCCTTAATAAAGTGCCTGAGCGCTTACGCGCTGGCAAATCAACCCAGAAAATCCGCTGGAAATAG
- a CDS encoding T9SS type A sorting domain-containing protein: protein MKTNLYPLTSWLSDGLRPQLAAFATAMLLAPAAMAQAPANDNCAGAIALTTGTTCAVTTGTTVGATNGAAPSCGSTSGPASNDVWYRTVVPANGTVTVTTSPVAGSAFDDSVVEIFTGACGALTTVACNDDANGTLYSSATATGLAVGSTVYIRVFGYDASVPTGQFGICATTPVPLPANDAAVQIVYSVGKAPISSRQVIQATVRNAGSSVLTNLPVILTVTGTSPFTNGKVVPTLAVGATTTVTFDPYSPTTLGSNTVTVSVPADGGNTNNSQTYPVLVTANNLSYLNDNAPVTASVGVSSTTPGGTLASRYTINSASTIGEVRLSFLASATTTSTYQVVVLGATAAGLPSTVLFTSPTLSRPTTAGVVTVPVANVPVNGTFFVGLKEISGNVGIGYQVENPLRSGTFFYQIATGGVWTDVNTTTLQTRLGIEVGFSARVLSNKRSAALAQAIDVYPNPAHESFSLRLPAMAGQRSAKLTLLNTLGQQVQTRTVQLNASGTETQVNISGLAKGLYTLQIQTADQYTTKQVVVE from the coding sequence ATGAAAACAAATCTTTACCCCCTCACATCTTGGCTATCTGATGGGCTCCGGCCGCAGTTGGCTGCGTTCGCCACCGCCATGTTGCTCGCTCCGGCGGCAATGGCACAGGCTCCTGCCAACGACAACTGCGCTGGCGCTATTGCCCTAACCACGGGCACCACTTGCGCCGTAACCACCGGCACTACCGTAGGAGCCACCAACGGTGCTGCTCCTTCATGCGGCAGTACCTCTGGTCCAGCCAGCAATGATGTGTGGTACAGAACAGTGGTGCCAGCCAACGGCACCGTGACGGTTACCACCAGCCCCGTAGCCGGTAGCGCCTTCGACGACAGCGTAGTGGAGATATTCACAGGCGCTTGCGGCGCCCTTACCACAGTAGCGTGCAACGATGATGCTAACGGAACCTTGTATTCCAGCGCAACGGCTACAGGCCTTGCCGTTGGCAGTACCGTTTACATCCGGGTGTTTGGCTATGATGCTAGTGTTCCAACCGGGCAGTTTGGCATCTGCGCAACTACGCCTGTTCCATTGCCCGCCAATGATGCAGCAGTTCAGATTGTCTACTCGGTAGGTAAAGCACCGATATCTTCTCGGCAAGTGATTCAGGCAACTGTGCGTAACGCTGGCTCATCTGTTCTAACCAACCTGCCCGTTATCCTCACCGTAACCGGAACGTCTCCTTTCACCAATGGAAAAGTTGTTCCAACGTTGGCAGTTGGCGCTACTACTACCGTTACGTTTGACCCTTATAGCCCAACCACCCTTGGCAGCAATACCGTGACGGTATCGGTGCCAGCCGATGGCGGCAATACCAATAACTCGCAGACATACCCAGTACTCGTTACCGCCAACAACCTCTCGTATCTCAACGATAATGCGCCTGTTACGGCTAGCGTAGGGGTTTCCAGCACCACGCCTGGCGGTACGCTGGCGTCAAGATATACCATCAACAGTGCTTCTACCATCGGTGAAGTGCGGCTGAGCTTCTTGGCCAGTGCTACCACCACGTCCACCTATCAGGTGGTGGTGCTCGGGGCTACTGCCGCCGGGTTGCCTAGCACTGTGCTCTTCACTTCGCCTACTCTGAGCCGGCCCACTACGGCTGGGGTAGTGACCGTACCCGTGGCCAACGTGCCCGTGAACGGCACGTTCTTCGTGGGCCTAAAGGAAATTTCAGGCAACGTAGGCATTGGTTATCAGGTGGAGAATCCGTTGCGGTCGGGCACGTTCTTTTATCAGATTGCCACGGGTGGCGTCTGGACAGACGTGAATACCACTACGCTGCAGACACGTCTGGGCATTGAGGTCGGCTTTAGCGCCCGGGTACTGTCCAACAAGCGCAGTGCTGCTCTAGCCCAGGCTATCGATGTGTATCCAAATCCAGCGCACGAGTCCTTCTCATTGCGCTTGCCTGCTATGGCTGGTCAGCGCAGCGCCAAGCTGACGTTGCTCAACACCTTGGGCCAGCAGGTGCAGACCCGCACGGTGCAGCTAAACGCGAGCGGCACGGAAACGCAAGTGAACATCAGTGGTCTGGCCAAGGGCCTCTACACCTTGCAGATTCAAACCGCCGACCAATATACTACCAAGCAAGTGGTGGTAGAATAA
- a CDS encoding T9SS type A sorting domain-containing protein: MKVKSYSSTPGILKELRPRLAALATALLLAPAAWAQAPANDNCTGAIPLTVGAICTLTTGTNVNATDGATPAPSCGDTSIPASKDVWYSLVVPAGGSFNVSTSAVAGSSFDDTVVEIYSGTCNSLTSIGCNDDILDGEERFSSVTVRGQTPGNTVYVRVFGFDASVATGQFGICATLPPANDNCAGAIALTTGATCTVTTGTTVGASDGPGPAPSCGGGGAYNDVWYTTVVPAGGRIAVTTSAVAGSLFDDTVVDLFTGTCGSLTAVACNDEAGGTSFSSAVASGLTVGSTVYIRVSGFDAGIPTGQFGICATIPPPAPVNDNPAEAITLPIAATCTPLNGTNAGATTTPVSGYLNGTNPNTACGIAANPKDVWYKFTTAVSGAGSTAVAIQVTGNAAGYLRLFSSPSGAATGPFTEIACSSGGANNTVSAPLTAYTLTANTTYYVFVSGYGSNDTQGDFTICAVSVPANDAAVQSIYALGKTPTNTGQVIQAVVRNAGSEALSNVVVLLNVTGANTFNDGKIVPSLAPGASATVSFAAFTPVAVGNNTLTVNVLADDLASNNSQAYSQQVQTTTYSAADPNEGATGGSVGFTASATAAGSGIFAVKYTASVARTVTAVNAWLDGAPASVGQTVYGVVLSSTGTILGRTPDYVIQTADIGAYKTFTLATPVAVPVGEFYAGFAQAASPAGTAPFYPLGLQTETPTRLGAFYSVALTGGVPADAASNNLGRFMIEAVTSAVLSSKRSAALAQAIDVYPNPASQVFAVRLPAMAGQRTAQLTLLNTLGQQVQTRTVQLHSAGTETLVNVNGLAAGVYTLQIQTADQVATKQVVVE; the protein is encoded by the coding sequence ATGAAAGTAAAATCCTACTCAAGCACACCCGGCATACTAAAAGAGCTTCGGCCTCGATTGGCCGCGCTGGCTACCGCCTTGTTGTTGGCTCCGGCAGCATGGGCACAAGCGCCCGCCAACGACAACTGCACCGGCGCTATACCATTGACTGTTGGGGCCATCTGTACGCTGACAACCGGCACGAACGTGAATGCAACGGATGGTGCCACCCCAGCGCCTTCGTGTGGCGACACCTCCATACCAGCCAGCAAAGACGTGTGGTACAGCCTAGTAGTGCCAGCTGGGGGCAGTTTCAACGTCTCTACTAGCGCCGTAGCAGGTAGCAGTTTCGATGACACGGTAGTGGAAATCTACTCCGGTACCTGCAATAGCCTCACGTCTATTGGCTGCAACGACGATATCCTTGATGGGGAAGAGCGCTTCTCCTCCGTAACGGTCAGGGGGCAAACGCCGGGCAACACGGTGTACGTGCGGGTGTTTGGCTTCGATGCTAGCGTAGCAACCGGGCAGTTTGGCATTTGCGCTACGCTGCCTCCCGCCAACGACAACTGCGCCGGCGCTATTGCCCTGACCACGGGAGCAACTTGCACCGTAACAACGGGCACGACAGTAGGAGCCTCTGATGGTCCTGGTCCGGCTCCTTCCTGTGGCGGCGGCGGCGCCTACAACGATGTGTGGTACACCACGGTCGTGCCAGCGGGTGGCAGAATAGCCGTTACAACCAGTGCTGTGGCCGGCAGCCTTTTCGACGATACGGTAGTGGACTTGTTCACCGGTACGTGCGGTAGCCTTACTGCGGTAGCCTGCAACGACGAGGCGGGTGGGACAAGCTTCTCCAGCGCGGTAGCTTCTGGCCTCACCGTTGGCAGCACCGTCTACATTCGGGTATCTGGCTTCGATGCCGGAATTCCAACCGGGCAGTTTGGCATTTGTGCTACCATACCCCCTCCTGCACCTGTCAACGACAATCCTGCGGAAGCCATCACTTTGCCTATTGCCGCCACCTGCACCCCACTGAACGGCACGAATGCTGGCGCTACCACTACTCCTGTAAGCGGCTACCTAAACGGTACCAACCCAAATACTGCCTGCGGTATTGCGGCTAACCCCAAGGACGTGTGGTATAAATTTACCACTGCCGTGAGTGGTGCAGGCAGCACCGCAGTTGCTATTCAAGTGACAGGAAACGCTGCTGGCTATTTGCGTTTGTTTTCCTCTCCTAGCGGGGCGGCTACGGGCCCATTCACCGAAATAGCGTGCTCTTCAGGAGGCGCTAACAATACGGTGTCGGCTCCGTTGACTGCGTATACACTTACGGCCAACACCACGTACTATGTGTTCGTGTCCGGCTATGGCTCCAACGATACGCAAGGAGACTTTACCATCTGCGCGGTTTCAGTACCTGCCAATGATGCTGCCGTTCAGAGTATTTACGCGCTAGGTAAGACGCCGACGAATACTGGGCAAGTAATACAGGCAGTGGTACGCAATGCCGGTTCAGAGGCACTCTCTAACGTGGTGGTACTCCTAAATGTAACGGGCGCCAACACGTTTAACGATGGTAAAATCGTGCCTTCGCTGGCACCGGGAGCATCTGCTACGGTTTCTTTCGCCGCCTTCACTCCCGTAGCGGTTGGCAACAATACGCTAACTGTGAATGTGCTTGCTGATGACCTTGCCTCGAACAACTCGCAGGCCTACTCTCAACAAGTGCAAACTACCACCTACTCGGCAGCAGATCCAAACGAAGGCGCAACCGGCGGTAGCGTGGGCTTTACGGCTAGTGCTACAGCCGCTGGTAGCGGCATCTTTGCGGTGAAGTACACTGCCAGCGTAGCCCGTACAGTCACGGCCGTCAACGCGTGGTTGGACGGAGCCCCGGCCTCAGTCGGCCAGACGGTATATGGGGTAGTATTAAGCAGCACAGGCACTATCTTAGGTCGTACGCCCGATTATGTCATTCAAACAGCTGATATAGGAGCTTACAAGACGTTCACTCTTGCCACGCCAGTTGCTGTGCCAGTTGGTGAATTTTACGCTGGTTTTGCGCAGGCGGCCTCTCCTGCTGGTACCGCTCCCTTCTATCCGCTGGGTCTACAGACAGAAACGCCTACCCGGTTGGGTGCTTTCTACTCGGTGGCGCTGACAGGAGGTGTACCAGCCGATGCAGCATCTAACAACCTTGGGCGCTTTATGATTGAGGCTGTGACCAGCGCGGTGTTGTCTAGCAAGCGTAGCGCCGCCTTGGCTCAGGCTATCGATGTGTATCCAAACCCGGCTAGCCAAGTCTTCGCGGTGCGTTTGCCCGCTATGGCTGGCCAGCGTACCGCGCAGCTTACGTTGCTTAATACGCTAGGGCAGCAAGTACAAACCCGTACAGTACAGCTCCATAGCGCTGGCACGGAAACCCTAGTGAATGTAAACGGTCTGGCAGCAGGTGTATATACCCTACAGATTCAGACGGCCGACCAAGTTGCCACCAAGCAAGTGGTGGTGGAATAG
- a CDS encoding alpha/beta fold hydrolase, which produces MSLPPSPAVPGAASLTFVCLHYWAGSGREWQAVAAFLAPDYAVLAPDLGGFGEAPAPVGGYSVEAYADQVAALIAAQQLQQYVLVGHSMGGKIALALAARQPVGLVGVALLSPSPPTPEPMTEDERHDSLRAFGEQAAAEKTMRTITARPLPDLLQQQIIHDNLRSTKPAWDAWLLHGSRENIAAQLCQVQVPCTVLAGDQDAIMSPSVHGLETLPLLPVGTPLEIVGGAGHLLPYEAPEEVAALLRTFAQQLARAEN; this is translated from the coding sequence ATGTCTTTGCCACCCTCTCCGGCCGTCCCTGGGGCCGCTTCCCTTACGTTTGTGTGTTTGCATTATTGGGCTGGCTCGGGCCGGGAGTGGCAAGCGGTAGCTGCGTTTCTGGCGCCCGACTACGCGGTGCTAGCGCCCGATTTGGGTGGGTTTGGGGAAGCACCAGCGCCTGTCGGGGGATACTCCGTGGAAGCATACGCCGACCAAGTGGCCGCGCTTATAGCAGCACAGCAGCTCCAACAGTATGTGCTGGTAGGGCACAGTATGGGCGGCAAAATTGCTTTGGCCCTGGCTGCGCGGCAGCCTGTGGGGTTGGTGGGAGTGGCCCTGCTGAGCCCGTCGCCGCCCACACCCGAACCGATGACCGAAGACGAGCGCCACGATAGTTTGCGGGCCTTTGGAGAGCAGGCGGCGGCCGAAAAAACGATGCGCACCATCACCGCTCGGCCGCTGCCCGACCTCTTGCAGCAGCAAATCATTCACGACAATTTGCGCAGCACCAAACCTGCCTGGGACGCGTGGCTGCTCCACGGCAGCCGCGAGAATATAGCCGCTCAGCTCTGCCAGGTGCAGGTGCCCTGCACGGTGCTGGCCGGCGACCAGGACGCCATCATGTCGCCATCGGTGCACGGGCTCGAAACACTGCCTTTGCTGCCCGTGGGTACGCCCCTGGAAATTGTGGGTGGGGCCGGACACTTGCTGCCTTACGAGGCGCCCGAGGAAGTAGCCGCTTTGCTGCGAACTTTTGCCCAGCAACTCGCACGTGCTGAAAACTAA